A region of Moorena producens PAL-8-15-08-1 DNA encodes the following proteins:
- a CDS encoding NB-ARC domain-containing protein: MNYNTNRFEDELFIKAAKLWNLEKLYTELAQKKTIATNREIKLTPVEKACLRGLLCGYAPKKIAGALHWSCGSLSVQLTKGLYRYVETLTNRKSNTLKSWRDISIWLEAAGYKTPQQCQDWGEAPQISAFYGRTRELNTLKQWISLKRSQLVAILGIVGVGKTSLAAKLAREIQGEFDYIIWRSLSSGQPLKELLTQLIPFLSHQQSSELPEDINLLMSDFLECLREHRCLVILDDAEQILSRGTLVGQYKAGYEDYGKLFRRVGQERHQSCLLLISWEPPLQMELLEKKNYSTRSLTLNGLPTEYARKLLVANGLSEQEQDMELIKRYRGNPLGLKLAVKTIKDFFFGSVSEFLNWDDVIVPEPMKTILIEQLNRLDQSEKKVIAYLARNPTPISIKQLRHSITLDYNSQLISVLQSLERRSLMEKVSHSNRTLFTIIPIIRTVINEHEGCLL, translated from the coding sequence ATGAACTATAACACCAATCGATTTGAAGATGAACTGTTTATCAAAGCAGCCAAACTGTGGAATTTAGAAAAGTTGTATACAGAACTGGCTCAGAAAAAAACCATTGCTACAAATAGGGAAATCAAATTGACCCCAGTGGAAAAAGCATGCTTAAGAGGTTTGCTGTGCGGCTATGCTCCCAAAAAAATTGCTGGTGCTCTCCATTGGAGTTGTGGCTCACTTAGCGTTCAACTAACTAAAGGTTTGTATCGGTATGTAGAAACCTTAACTAATCGGAAATCGAACACCCTAAAAAGTTGGAGAGATATCTCGATATGGCTGGAAGCGGCTGGATACAAAACTCCCCAGCAGTGCCAAGATTGGGGTGAAGCACCACAGATTTCTGCATTCTATGGACGCACTAGGGAACTGAACACCCTTAAGCAATGGATTAGTCTCAAACGAAGCCAATTGGTAGCAATACTTGGGATAGTAGGCGTTGGCAAAACATCGTTAGCTGCCAAGCTAGCACGAGAGATTCAGGGGGAGTTTGATTATATTATTTGGCGATCGCTATCCTCTGGCCAACCCCTGAAGGAACTGCTGACACAGCTGATACCATTCCTGTCTCACCAGCAGTCATCGGAGTTACCAGAAGATATTAACCTGCTGATGTCTGATTTTCTAGAGTGTTTACGAGAGCATCGCTGTCTGGTAATACTCGATGATGCTGAACAGATTTTAAGCCGTGGCACTTTAGTTGGACAGTATAAAGCGGGATATGAGGATTATGGTAAACTTTTTAGACGAGTAGGACAAGAAAGACACCAAAGTTGTTTGCTCTTAATTAGTTGGGAACCACCGCTACAAATGGAGTTATTGGAGAAAAAAAACTATTCCACTCGTTCATTAACCCTAAACGGTTTACCAACAGAATATGCTCGTAAACTATTAGTAGCTAATGGTTTGTCTGAACAAGAGCAAGACATGGAACTCATTAAACGTTATCGAGGCAATCCCTTAGGCTTAAAGCTGGCTGTAAAAACAATTAAAGACTTTTTTTTTGGTAGTGTATCAGAATTTTTAAATTGGGATGACGTGATTGTTCCTGAGCCAATGAAAACAATTTTAATCGAGCAATTGAATCGCTTAGATCAGTCAGAGAAAAAGGTGATTGCCTATCTAGCTAGGAATCCTACCCCCATTTCTATTAAACAATTGCGCCATAGTATTACCTTAGACTATAATTCACAACTTATTTCAGTTTTACAGTCTTTGGAAAGGCGCTCTCTAATGGAAAAAGTGTCCCACAGTAATCGCACATTGTTTACCATAATTCCTATAATTAGGACGGTGATTAATGAGCATGAAGGTTGTTTGCTGTAA
- a CDS encoding calcium-binding protein: MAKLVTELDKLSNLIPESELNLIKSLPQSIQDQVVPSPDLSKSAGTPIQLNLTQIQQLIPNDSGLKSLSSKSIISGPFNFIIGTPNPDFLVGTNKNDLILGRGGNDVIVALGGNDLVFGEEGNDIIIAGSGNDFVSGGSGNDFVFGSSGNDILDGGSGNDSLFGGTGTNNFIGSSGNDVLDGEEGKDTVDYTGLGRAITLLPTGIVNKSGLGKDELIRVETIIGDAGQANTIDASSAGSGASVNVNLQKNSLQINVVNGPVLNRTVQNFVNVKGAGGNDTIIGDNNSNQLTGGAGSDEITGAGGNDTIVGVDPNSIKPGIKEIDVLTGGAGADKFVIGDSKNPYYVGGGGFLGLNDYALLKDFQSGTDKIQLKKANYIFGSNFIALNNGLSSSEKSLASAEQIAQDIAGGKSLGLESQLTTGDSLDSVKIAPSFGFDIVAIVSGGYNQGDLSFV, from the coding sequence ATGGCTAAGTTAGTAACTGAACTTGATAAGCTATCCAACCTAATTCCGGAATCAGAACTAAATTTAATCAAGTCACTACCACAATCTATTCAGGATCAGGTAGTTCCTAGCCCCGATTTATCTAAGTCTGCTGGTACACCGATTCAGTTAAATTTGACCCAGATACAACAGTTAATTCCCAATGATTCAGGCTTAAAAAGCTTATCATCGAAATCTATAATATCAGGGCCTTTTAACTTTATTATTGGTACTCCCAATCCTGACTTTTTAGTGGGTACTAACAAGAACGATTTAATTTTAGGACGTGGCGGAAATGACGTCATTGTAGCACTCGGTGGCAATGACCTTGTGTTTGGTGAAGAGGGAAATGACATTATTATCGCTGGCTCAGGTAATGATTTTGTATCTGGCGGCTCAGGTAATGACTTTGTGTTTGGCAGTTCTGGTAATGATATCTTGGATGGTGGCTCAGGTAATGACTCCCTATTTGGCGGAACTGGCACAAACAATTTTATTGGCAGTAGTGGTAATGATGTCCTGGATGGAGAGGAAGGTAAGGATACCGTCGATTACACTGGTCTCGGTCGAGCCATTACTCTTTTACCCACCGGAATCGTTAACAAAAGTGGTCTTGGTAAGGATGAGCTGATCCGAGTGGAGACGATTATTGGGGATGCAGGTCAAGCTAATACTATTGATGCCTCTTCTGCTGGTAGTGGTGCCTCTGTGAACGTAAATCTGCAAAAGAACAGTTTACAGATTAATGTTGTTAATGGTCCAGTTCTGAATCGCACTGTCCAAAACTTTGTGAATGTCAAGGGTGCTGGTGGCAACGATACCATTATTGGTGATAACAACAGTAATCAACTTACTGGTGGTGCCGGAAGTGACGAGATTACTGGTGCCGGTGGTAATGATACCATTGTAGGTGTCGATCCCAACAGTATAAAGCCAGGTATTAAGGAAATTGATGTCTTAACCGGAGGAGCTGGTGCTGATAAATTTGTGATTGGAGATAGCAAAAATCCTTACTATGTCGGTGGAGGAGGATTTTTGGGTCTGAATGATTACGCTCTACTTAAGGATTTCCAATCCGGTACGGATAAAATCCAACTGAAAAAAGCCAACTATATCTTTGGATCAAACTTTATCGCTCTTAATAACGGCTTATCTTCTTCTGAGAAAAGTCTTGCTTCAGCGGAACAGATTGCTCAGGATATTGCTGGAGGTAAGAGTTTAGGTCTTGAATCTCAGCTGACCACAGGGGATAGTTTGGACTCTGTTAAGATCGCGCCTAGTTTCGGCTTTGACATTGTTGCGATTGTGTCTGGTGGCTATAACCAAGGGGATCTCTCCTTTGTATAA
- a CDS encoding DUF6909 family protein has translation MTIPVPPRTRAQESRAAIERIYVIMRHLFIRGYYKPGGASGAALRQALLTLQPEIYGSIADPQKVELNGLVYVIDRLPCGMEMCRFVKLVAAEGYSQSGFETIVPAKRRRNCYRIDQETMLIEITRGRSEIYDILTHLTFIYIEANKIRDHALEEGQPTREWIKLEEMVTGQQSPDNPKSLVSEDLEVQHRAFSYLSTLLGRTFEETKHAYHRLAQGSSDNNGLFDIIYWLGRVAMEEVQSQRDRKITFSSTLRERIGHHIHGAQWATDIKGFVLENNLWERPLHIISANLHSVMNCLFAPSALKHTLGEDKKIEEIARELSLPENAHLNQEVREFALQNGMFYLADRAGTNIHVQIFDTAMFPLPLLSPELPINHNIIEQEKPVILVMDYAFGEQAFEIMDELLKPYKTGGQSQKLNVKSISVMGKAGILVGHKGDLMLPTAHIFEGTADNYPFVNELTSEDFKDDGIPIYEGALVTVMGTSLQNSDILAYFKSSSWNVIGLEMEGAHLQKAIQAASMIRKSIDDKVKLRYAYYASDNPLLTGSTLASGGLGTTGVKPTYLITMKFLKKILG, from the coding sequence ATGACTATTCCGGTTCCGCCAAGAACTCGTGCTCAAGAATCTCGAGCTGCTATCGAACGGATTTATGTGATCATGCGACATCTATTTATCCGAGGATACTACAAGCCGGGGGGTGCTTCTGGTGCAGCCTTGAGGCAAGCGTTGCTGACTTTGCAACCGGAAATTTATGGCTCGATTGCTGACCCACAGAAAGTGGAATTGAACGGTCTAGTTTATGTTATCGATCGCTTACCCTGCGGCATGGAAATGTGTCGTTTTGTCAAACTGGTGGCGGCAGAAGGGTATAGTCAATCAGGATTTGAGACAATTGTTCCTGCTAAACGTCGCCGTAATTGCTACCGCATTGATCAAGAAACGATGCTGATCGAAATTACCCGAGGGCGTAGCGAGATTTATGACATTCTTACCCATTTGACTTTTATTTATATCGAAGCTAATAAAATTAGAGACCATGCTCTGGAGGAAGGTCAACCAACACGAGAGTGGATAAAGCTCGAAGAAATGGTTACAGGTCAACAATCCCCGGATAATCCTAAGTCCTTGGTGTCAGAAGACCTGGAAGTCCAGCATCGAGCTTTTTCTTATTTAAGTACTCTTTTAGGACGTACCTTTGAAGAAACCAAACACGCTTACCATCGCCTGGCTCAGGGCAGCTCTGATAATAATGGTCTATTTGATATTATTTATTGGCTGGGTCGAGTGGCGATGGAAGAAGTCCAATCCCAACGCGATCGCAAAATTACTTTCAGTTCCACACTGCGGGAGCGGATTGGACATCATATCCACGGGGCGCAGTGGGCAACTGATATTAAAGGCTTTGTATTAGAAAACAACTTATGGGAGCGCCCACTCCATATTATTAGTGCGAATTTGCATAGCGTGATGAATTGCTTATTTGCGCCATCAGCACTGAAACACACCTTGGGAGAAGACAAAAAAATTGAGGAAATTGCCCGTGAGTTAAGTTTACCAGAAAACGCCCACCTAAACCAAGAGGTTAGGGAGTTTGCCTTGCAAAATGGGATGTTTTATCTGGCCGATAGAGCTGGGACAAATATCCACGTGCAAATTTTTGATACTGCTATGTTCCCCCTCCCTTTGCTATCTCCTGAGTTACCCATTAATCATAACATAATTGAACAAGAAAAGCCAGTTATCTTGGTAATGGATTATGCTTTTGGGGAACAAGCGTTTGAGATTATGGATGAATTACTCAAACCTTATAAAACCGGTGGGCAATCCCAAAAACTTAATGTTAAATCGATTTCGGTAATGGGAAAAGCGGGAATATTGGTGGGACACAAGGGAGATTTAATGCTACCAACGGCACACATTTTTGAGGGAACAGCCGATAATTATCCTTTTGTTAATGAGCTAACTAGTGAGGATTTTAAAGATGATGGCATTCCCATTTATGAAGGAGCGTTGGTGACAGTAATGGGAACCTCTTTGCAAAACTCTGATATTTTAGCTTATTTCAAAAGTTCCTCTTGGAATGTGATTGGCTTGGAGATGGAAGGGGCACACTTACAAAAGGCAATTCAAGCTGCTTCTATGATCCGAAAAAGTATCGATGATAAGGTAAAGCTGCGTTATGCTTACTATGCTTCTGATAACCCCTTGTTGACAGGCAGCACCTTAGCTTCCGGGGGATTGGGAACAACAGGTGTTAAGCCCACCTATTTAATCACTATGAAATTTCTTAAGAAAATCCTGGGATAG
- a CDS encoding calcium-binding protein, giving the protein MNLGQFTLDVNDVEQFEINGLKGDDTLTVNDLSGTDVQLVVFNGGDGNDLLDGTNAVLPLVGIGGKGNDTLIGGAGDDNLRGNAGNDSLVGGAGDDNLIGDAGNDTLIGGDGDDNLVGGDGNDVLISGNGITTFTFDTGTAFNSSDLGLDSILNFIGGQDRISLEQSTFTALTGTSSGGLASSEWAVVSDNSQVESSGALIVYNSNTGDLFYNQNGSAGGLGSGAQFATIDTSTSVNFSDFEIV; this is encoded by the coding sequence TTGAATCTCGGTCAGTTCACTCTGGATGTCAATGATGTAGAACAGTTTGAGATCAATGGTCTCAAGGGTGATGACACCTTAACTGTTAATGATTTGTCCGGTACTGATGTACAGTTGGTAGTCTTTAACGGTGGTGATGGTAATGACCTTCTCGACGGAACCAATGCTGTCTTACCTTTGGTTGGTATTGGTGGAAAAGGCAACGACACCCTGATTGGCGGAGCCGGTGATGACAACCTCAGGGGTAATGCTGGCAATGATAGCCTGGTTGGCGGAGCTGGTGATGATAACCTGATTGGAGATGCCGGGAATGACACTCTGATTGGAGGTGATGGCGATGACAATCTGGTTGGTGGAGATGGTAATGATGTCCTCATCAGTGGTAACGGTATTACTACCTTTACGTTTGACACTGGAACAGCTTTCAATTCAAGCGATTTGGGTCTCGATAGCATTCTTAACTTTATCGGAGGTCAAGACCGAATTAGTCTGGAACAGAGCACCTTCACTGCACTCACTGGTACCTCCAGTGGAGGCTTAGCTAGCAGTGAATGGGCGGTTGTATCTGATAATAGCCAGGTCGAAAGTAGTGGTGCTTTGATTGTCTACAACAGCAACACCGGGGATCTATTCTACAACCAGAATGGCAGTGCAGGTGGTCTGGGAAGTGGAGCTCAGTTTGCTACAATCGACACCAGCACCTCGGTAAATTTCAGTGACTTTGAGATAGTATAA
- a CDS encoding calcium-binding protein: MATLIDRVKSLSNISASELNSIKSLPKSIQNQEVPSPRLPNPVAARFSLRSTQIKQLVPNDSGLQRLSSKSIISGPFNFIIGTPNPDFLVGTNKNDLILGRGGNDVIIAVGGNDLVFGEGGNDIVIAGSGNDFVSGGSGNDFVFGSSGNDSLDGGSGNDSLFGGTGTNNFIGSSGNDVLDGEEGKDTVDYTGLGRAITLLPTGIVNKSGLGQDELIRVETIIGDAGQANTIDASSAGSGASVNVNLQKNSLQINVVNGPVLNRTVQNFVNVKGAGRNDTIIGDNNSNQLTGGAGSDNITGAGGNDTIVGVDPNSKKPGVNEIDVLTGGAGADKFVIGDSKNPYYVGRGGFLGLNDYALVKDFQSGTDKIQLHKGSNYIFGSNFIAIKKGFLSFKTSDTSIASAEQIAKNIAGGKSNGVQSQLTTGDSLKSVQIVPNFGFDVIAIVSGGYNQGDLSFV, translated from the coding sequence ATGGCTACGTTAATAGATAGGGTAAAAAGTTTATCCAACATTTCAGCATCAGAATTAAATTCAATCAAATCACTGCCAAAATCTATCCAGAATCAGGAAGTTCCTAGCCCCCGGTTACCTAATCCTGTGGCTGCACGTTTTTCGTTACGTTCTACCCAGATAAAACAGTTAGTTCCCAATGATTCAGGCTTACAAAGATTATCATCGAAATCTATAATATCAGGGCCTTTTAACTTTATTATTGGTACTCCCAATCCTGACTTTTTAGTGGGTACTAACAAGAACGATTTAATTTTAGGACGTGGCGGAAATGACGTCATTATAGCAGTTGGTGGCAATGACCTTGTGTTTGGTGAAGGGGGAAATGACATTGTTATCGCTGGCTCAGGTAACGATTTTGTGTCTGGCGGCTCAGGTAACGACTTTGTGTTTGGCAGTTCTGGTAATGACTCTCTCGATGGTGGCTCAGGTAATGACTCCCTATTTGGCGGAACTGGCACAAACAATTTTATTGGCAGTAGTGGTAATGATGTCCTGGATGGAGAGGAAGGTAAGGATACCGTCGATTACACTGGTCTCGGTCGAGCCATTACTCTTTTACCCACGGGAATCGTTAACAAAAGTGGTCTTGGCCAGGATGAGCTGATCCGAGTGGAGACGATTATTGGGGATGCCGGTCAAGCTAATACTATTGATGCCTCTTCTGCTGGTAGTGGTGCGTCTGTGAACGTAAATCTGCAAAAGAACAGTTTACAGATTAATGTTGTTAATGGTCCGGTTCTGAATCGCACTGTCCAAAACTTTGTGAATGTCAAGGGTGCTGGTCGCAACGATACCATTATTGGTGATAACAACAGTAATCAACTTACTGGTGGTGCGGGAAGTGACAATATTACTGGTGCCGGTGGTAATGATACCATCGTAGGTGTCGATCCCAACAGTAAAAAGCCAGGTGTTAATGAAATTGATGTCTTAACCGGAGGAGCTGGTGCTGATAAATTTGTGATTGGAGATAGCAAAAATCCTTACTATGTCGGTAGAGGAGGATTTTTGGGTCTGAATGATTACGCTCTAGTTAAGGATTTCCAATCCGGTACGGATAAAATCCAACTCCACAAAGGCAGCAACTATATCTTTGGATCAAACTTTATCGCTATCAAGAAAGGCTTCCTTTCTTTTAAGACAAGTGACACAAGTATTGCTTCAGCTGAACAGATTGCTAAGAATATTGCTGGAGGTAAGAGTAATGGTGTTCAATCTCAGCTCACCACAGGGGATAGTTTGAAGTCTGTTCAGATCGTGCCTAATTTCGGCTTTGATGTTATTGCTATTGTGTCTGGTGGGTATAACCAAGGGGATCTTTCCTTTGTCTAA
- the cysE gene encoding serine O-acetyltransferase, translating into MLQPIRFTRSEDISTKSQSCDLPTNPAAGSDASSRSTTSSFAFGWWQTLWADIDVIFTRDPAARNWIEVLFCYPGLHALMLHRVGNWLYSREFPFLPRFLSHLGRWLTGIEIHPGATIGKGVFIDHGMGVVIGETAIVGDYCLIYQNVTLGGTGKDKGKRHPTLGHNVVVGAGANVLGNIRIGDRSRIGAGSVVLKDVPDNSTIVGIPGRIVSRKSQPDPLAHHKLPDVEAKLIRTLIDRIATLEQQVQDLKEREHTAIH; encoded by the coding sequence ATGTTACAACCTATTAGGTTTACTAGAAGCGAAGACATCAGTACCAAATCCCAAAGTTGTGATTTACCAACAAACCCCGCTGCAGGATCTGATGCTTCTTCTAGGTCTACTACTTCCTCTTTTGCTTTTGGTTGGTGGCAAACCCTTTGGGCAGATATCGACGTTATTTTCACACGAGACCCAGCTGCCCGAAATTGGATAGAAGTACTCTTTTGTTATCCTGGTTTGCATGCTTTAATGCTACATCGAGTTGGTAACTGGTTGTATTCTCGTGAGTTTCCCTTCTTGCCTCGGTTTTTGTCCCATCTAGGGCGGTGGCTAACGGGGATTGAAATTCATCCAGGGGCAACCATTGGCAAAGGTGTATTTATTGACCACGGTATGGGAGTAGTTATTGGTGAAACCGCCATCGTGGGTGACTATTGCTTGATTTACCAGAATGTAACTCTGGGGGGAACGGGCAAGGATAAAGGTAAGCGTCACCCTACCTTAGGTCACAATGTGGTGGTGGGTGCTGGAGCCAATGTTTTAGGCAACATCCGAATTGGCGATCGCTCTCGCATTGGGGCTGGCTCAGTTGTACTGAAAGATGTGCCCGATAACTCCACGATAGTGGGCATTCCAGGTCGGATTGTTTCACGAAAAAGTCAACCCGATCCTCTGGCACACCACAAACTGCCAGATGTAGAGGCCAAGCTAATTCGGACATTGATAGACCGCATTGCTACTTTGGAACAACAGGTGCAGGATTTGAAGGAGCGCGAACACACAGCAATTCATTAA